The genomic DNA ACCAACTGGTTGAATACCCCAGATAAACACTCACAAAATTATGGAGAGTTGAATGTACCCGTTTTGTATCTTGGGTGGGCCAATTGAAATTAGGAAAGATTCTGGCCCGAAACTTGTTAAACCATATTCaccatataataaaataaggcCCAAAACAAAACAGTTGGTTGTATGTGTGGCCGTCTTCCAACTTATGTCCATTTCTAACctaacttcatcttcttcacaaGTTAGCTGAACCAAAGCCCATTTCCAACCCTAGCTTTTAGTCCTACTACATATTTCATGTTTTGTGTGAGATTTAATCTTCAAATATAACaccttaataataatatatttaaatgtccGATCATGAAAATAGAAGTGACAAGTGAAGCAGATGTGGTCACATGTTAActgtattttagtttttatataaccGCTGATCATATCGAAGAtgaaagttataaaaattttaatgtgaTAATTGGTAGGAGAGAAATAAAGAGTCAGTCAGCCCTACCCCTTATCATATCGATTCGTAACTACTACTACTAtatatcaacatcatcatcatcataaattattatacaaattaattaactcTCATCATGATAAGACTTTCTAATATCAATCTGGGTGGGgacttctttatatatatatttcctttttcttttcccatatgataataataatattcttttcttttcttttctatcTACCCACAACAACATGTTAATTATGTTATAACTTTGAACATATTTGTACACCAACATCATTCTGCTGCTATATTTATTATGTACATAAAAAGTACCATTAGAACAAggaattaattatgaaaaacaaggttagattattattattattattaattaattaatattattaatgagatgatgatgatgaaagcCTAATGTGCAGGCCATTTGGGGCTTCAACTCTTGGAAACTTCATTAGCTTGTCCCCACCAACCTCTTCCCATCTGTACATTGTTACCAAGTAATGAAGAAATGTTGAAATCTCAACTAATCCTAGTTCTTTTCCTGGGCAAAGCCGGCTGCCACCTCCAAATAAAAAGAAATGGTTCTGACTCTCTAGTCTCGTCGTTTTCTCCTGCAAAAACCCCCCAATCAAAcaattcattaatataattcTAAGTTAAGTTAAAATCTATAACTTATAAAAACAGTTTAAGAGAATTGAACTTACCATCCATCTCCATGGATTGAAGGTTAAAGGATCAGGATACAAAGAAGGGTCATAGTTAATTTCTCTGGTGTACACATAGATTCTCCACCCTTTGGGGATCACAAAAcctggttttaaaaaaaataaaaaataatgatgagaaAGGGCCCATGTAATGTATGTAATCTTATGTTGTTatgaaaaaatgattaattgcATGATAATGGAACAGTGAAACTACTACACTACTGCTGAAAAGAATCTGTAATAATTTTGGAGTTGATAATCCAAGCTAGCTAAGCACATCAAGCATGCATGTTGTTAAGCTTTACCCAAGTTAGCTTTTCacataataatgatatgatGGAACAAAGAGGCTAGTCATTTCTGGgagatcatgatcatgatcatgatcgtgatgatgatgatgatgatgatcttggatgatgaattatttaatttgtaaagaaaagaaaatgggGGTCATTGATAGAATGTTTCAGGCTGGAATGGTAGGTAGACCATGTGGATCATTGATAGGAATGGGTCCATCCACTTTTCTCTATTCTACCGTGAACAAGATCCCAAATCCATTATGTCCGGCCCCTCTCTCATTTCATATAATAAACTACTCACTCACTCATTCACTCACCGTTTAGTTCCATGTCATCCGTTGTTTTCCTCAAAACCCCGTTTACAATTGTGGCCAATCTTGATGTCTCAAATATCACCTGTTGTACATACATAAAGTCATCATAACAACCAACATTAAAAAACTAAACCCACCATTTACTCATAATAATAATCTATCAAAGTGTTTGTGCGCTTACAGCTCGAGTAAATTGCATCGATTTGTAATCATCCCAGCTGATTGGATCCTCTGGTTTCTTCTTTTCTCTTATAGCAAGATGTTCTTTctgaaaaaacaaatttgaattcACTAATAAGCTAAGAGAATACTGAAATACCCACTTTACAAAATGTATTGAAAATTAACACTACTCACTTTTAGTTCTTGAAGAACTGAAGGATTATCATGGAGGAACTTAACAGCCATCATACAAGTGGTGGAAACTGTTTCGTATCCTGAATACAGAATTGTTATCATTTGATCAACAATTTCCTCGTCTGTTAACTTGTATCTGTTCTCTCCACCCCCACCCATTAGAACACTCAGCATGTCGTATTCGTTTGTTTCCACACTCGAACAAgaagcagaagaagaagaagatgaagatgaagatgaagcaGCCCTTCTCTCGTCGACCAGCCTTCCCAATATGCTTGTGATGTTCTTCCTAGCCTGTACAAAAGTCAATTTCAGTCAACTACAAGTTCAACAGATTCAAAATCGGTCTGtttgtctgtctgtctgtctaaTTACCTGGAAACCTCGGTGATAATTTGTCCCCGGGAAATTGATTGGGAGAGAAAGGGTACCCAAAACCAGCTTAAAGAACTCTGGCATGAATTGTTCTGAAATGGAATCACATTGAGGACCGGCGATTTGATTCAGACCTGATAGAACCGCCATCTGagatgttttttcaaataaatttagacAAAGAAGTGATATAATAAATTGATTCGATTGAAACAGAATGAATAAGGAACAGACCTCTTTAGTCTTTTGTTGAATGTCGATTACAGTGTTGTCCCAGTTATTGATATGGGATCTGATGAACTGATCGATTTTGGGAAGAAGGTGATTTTTGAGATTCGTAGGACTGACAAGTGATAAAAGAGCACCTCTCATATATTTGTGGGTTGAACCATGAACAGCTGCGATATTACATCTTCCAAGTATATCTAACATAGATTGTGGATAACCTGGAACAAGCCCTTTTCCTTCATTCATCAATATGTATCTGTTCATCTCTGGATCCATTGATACTATAGTTGGACAACCCAATATGTGCGATTTGAAAAAGTTACCATACCTGCATTTCAATTCAAAAGTTAATAATCTTGTTTATTTACAGTAGAgtaaaaaactatttatattattaatttgtcgGTTTATACGTCGAGTCATTCGGATCTCCGAATCAAAGGGGCCCTCTTATTACaggaaacaaaataaacaagatAAAGGTGAAATCGCCAGAgaggtaaaataaataaaaaaacagagTCTTGAGTCCTGACCTTGCTCTTTGGTTTTTCATAAAGTTTGGACCTTGTTTGAGAAACTCAGTTGTTTCACCAAATACTGGCCAACCCATTGTACCCGGAGGAAGACCCTTCTTCCTATACTTGACCTCATTCCATTTCAACAAGAAGGTGCAGAGGAATAGCACCAAGAAGAGTCCTCCAATGGCTTCAGCTAAGAACAGAGTCATTTTGGTTGCTTTGTTTTGGTTAAAAAGATAGGAagaagatagatagatagagaaagagagagaaaacagctctttttcttcttctttctttcttcctcttcttccttccttcctttGCTCTAATAATATTGTACGTCTGTTAATGGAAGCAACGGGATTATATATATAGGCCTAGTGGGTGTATATGTTAGCGAACGTGTGCGTCTGTGTGTACAAGTGTGTGtttgtgtgtgtgagagagaaaagagagagaatgTGTAATTTGGCAAATACGCCAAAGAAGCATGCACCCTACTAGGTGAGGGACCATAGTTGGCTGTTGTTATTTCTCTTTAACCTCAAAAATTCATAAAACCACAACCTGCACTGCAAAACCTAACTCTTTTAAATGtctttttacttttcttttttttgtaaCACAAAATTCCcttaattattaagttaattatGTTTCATAACTTTAATCACTTTATTCAATAAAGTTACTTATTCAAGGATTATTAACTTGGTTGATTATAGCATTACCCTAATGTATTGGAAAGGGAATAGGTTCAAGACTTTTGTAGTCATTTCTAAGAAATTAAATCTTATttctaaagttttttttttaatctatttaataagAATCGTTTAAATACAATGATAAAAAAGGATAGAAAAAAGttatgtataaattaaatttattagaataattaattgacttaaaaattttcaaaaaaacaataaaatattcacACGAATCCACAGATTTTCCGAATCTAATCTCCGACGTCGTCGTGATAATgacattttgaataatttttaacaatCTGTTTTCGTTGGTAAAagttctctatttttttttgcaaCCAGATAATCCACCAGAAAATTATAAGGATAAAGACTCATCTTCTAAGTCTCACCTTTTTAGTCGCCCCAATTCATGTCTCCTAATAGTCATTAACGGTTTCCAGCATAACCCATTGTATTCCAGTCAAATTCCACAAAAGATTTCATATACTTGCAACAACGTGACAATGTAAAGATATATGAGAAGTTGTCTCAATCTCTTCGtaacacatacgacaacgaGTCACAAAAATAATgcattttttcatacatatatCGTCAATTAGAATTTCGCCGTAAATAACATTTCAAccaaaaaaattgagaaaattttcaaataggcctaatttataatattaaaaaataatcaattatagAGAAAGAAATTTGATGTCATTAATGATATTGAGATGTTCGCCAATATGCCAGtgattaacttaaaaaatgaaatttcttTATCACACTAAATTTTTACCCTTCATTCCGTACcaaatttttaatctttattattactcttaaaaaaatatttttttaatatatatatatatatatatatatataataatgcttaatttttaaagtgtcatGATTGTCGTGTTCAGAGCTGTACGctataattatgttttgaacttacaacctaacaaaacaagtacagcctttaaccaactagactaataagattttatattttaaattcaacaccaaatttgatgaactcgaaacattttaaccatataagttcaactttttaactaactaatctatatatatataatgatgtttaattttcaaagtgtctggattgccgggtcaatAGTGTGGTTAATTTGCATATATATgtgagtaaattaaaaatgatatcacattttaaccgtattttttttttcgattttatatcattactcgtgtaaatgcaCGGACTACATGCTAATTAAGTAATTATGTTAAGATGAACTCATATTTGATTAAGTGAGGTTTGTTTTCatcattcaatatatatatatatatatatatatatatatatataaagatatttacttttttttataaaaggagTAAAGTTTGTGTTACATGTGCAAAGAATTATTAAATGATGAATTTCttacaaataaagttaatatacgCAAATGTAGGTAGCCTATTTTGTTTTTCCCATTATGTGAAATAAAGAGCCTTCAACTCTAGTCATTTTCCATTTATCTTTTCAAGTTATTACCCATACAAATAACCACCTTTTATTACCCATTATACTTTTATTCTAGAAGGTGGTTGgatattttttgaatattttttttcaaaaactcaataattgagttatatttttttaattattaaattaataaaattaaattaaaatattcttattttatttattattaattttaaataatatatatatatatatttattatagtaGCTTAACCCATTGAaaagacaaatatttttttaataaaaaatctaaacaaCAAACAATCCCTCATAccttttttatttcaattaattaataataataatatatttgatctaATTTTGATACATTAAATTGACTATTATAGAAATTAAACCTTTTCAAaatccttttttttataaaataatccaaataaccaATAACAAACAAGCCCTCGTAccttttttatttcaattatttaataataatataattgatctAATTTTGATACATTAAATGAAGCTTGAAATAAGTGTtgaaatttaagtaaaaaacaaatacagataattaaatttgtattaattacgGCAATACGCGTGTTCAATTCTTCTCTGTAAGGTCggagttattttaaaaacatttaataattcatcattttttaatttatgattaattttatcaattaaataattgaaatcgttaattaaaatattttttatttttgtaatttgttttaatgtatttaaatatttttattcaaataattcatttgttcataattcaaaataataatgttatttaaatcaCCCGAAGTCAAGTGGCTTATTAAAATCATATGATTAAACAGAAAGTTACTCATCATGAATTAGTTTGTCGAAATGAGTGGTAAAATGTAATGGTTTGattctcaataataataataataagttatgaCCAATATATGGGAATAAaggaggaaaaaaaaaaatctcaagattacaaaataatatctAAAACTTAAATCTCCAAATATTTTACTTTAGATTACTtacttaattaaattgaatatatagtatcaattcaattaaattcaatttgaatataTGAGGGATTTGAAATTATAGTTTGTTTTATCCAAGAAACCTAACTATGACTATAGTGAGAAAATTTACTTGCAAAAGGCCGAGATTTGAGGATGGTGCATGTAATTAATTATCCTATAATAGCTTTCttctaataaaaaatgaagtgaAGTTGCTCAACATAATTATTAGACCTTATTCAACCtatcttgggttatttgaaaaaataaaaagaattatgtaatcaaatattattccaagtattattttttcattaaattctttTGTTTCATGTTTAATCTTCTCGTTTAACTTCTTGGTCAATATTTATGCAtttgtttgaatatttaattacacTTCTagcaattattttttaataaattttctttttaaattattcatacaaaatgataaaatgagAGCAGTTTAAGCttaacaaaaacattttaaaaaaaacataacacaAAAAGGTTCATTAATGGTCAaagaataaataacaaaaaaaaaatataacaagtacagaggttttcaaaaaaattaatgagtTCATCAATCGTCTCAACCGGTTTACCCAATTAAACCTCTCTAATTgtactaataatataattatgtatcAAATGTATTGGTCGACAATGATCACTAAACGTAGATTACTTTCAAGCCATATGGTCCAACAGAAGTAAGTGGAATAGGACCCAACAATTTGACCAACCGAGCTCACTTTCTTTATCCACACTTACTAATAGCTAACAATTGATTCCGACATAACTCAATGAATCCTAATCATGTTCCACAATTATAAGCTTCAAAATGCAACCACTCCATCATAGTGTAAGAACAAGTGAAACATTACATCCGCCTCTTTATGAAAAATTCTACAACAGTTCAACATAATACACCATTTTTCATACATGTATCATCCGTCAAAATTCCTATATACATTACActccatccaaagaacgagatcgtCGATGAGAACTTAGAGTCCCACAACTTCTTTTATATGAGATCGTAAAGAGCATTCACATCTTTGCGTCCTAACTCTTCAACATTTAGTATTCTCATATACTTATTGCAAAATCATTATAACTCACCTCAAACATATATTTGACTATAGTATCTTTACATATAACGTTTGAGGCAAAAGTCGGAACGATGAGGAAAGACTTTTTCACACTACACTATATGTCATCCAAAAAATTAATCGAAGATTCATCGccaaccaaaaaataatttgcacTGTCCACGAAAAGAATTCCACGATATCGAAATGTTACTCCAAATAGTGCACCCCACTGCCAATGAAAAGATCTGATGAACCAGCCAAACCAAAATGCTCATACTTACATTGGATAATAGTAGCCATAACAAGTTAATGAGTTAAGTTCTAAGGAATATCTGCCACACCATTTccattttgattaaatttttttactttatctCATTTAAGCAAATGAAGAATGAATTTCTAGAGAACTTTGAAAGGaacttacaaataattttttacatctTTCACAACCACATTTTTAGGTATAAGAACTAAACGTTCACCTTTCGAAATAATCTTGCTCTTCTAAATCGATAACTTTATTTCCATTTTTGGGTTAatcaattttctttaaaaaataaaatacgcTTTAACACCTAAAGACAttgattaagaaaatatatatatatatatatttatttattgaaaaagcTATTGAAGAATCTCAATAAGAAAATGactttttaaatcattatagttttttttaactggaaaattgaatttaataggttttaataatgtatttaaatataaaaataggtaaatatttgaataatcaagCATTTAAAACAGAGTAATTGAGACAGAGAGAGCAGAAGCTACAAGCATAGACGACTGCTTTACTGTAGTTTTAGCAGTGGGCATTCAATCCGTAGATTTCAATTTTGACTTTGTAGCTATTAACTTTTCATCTCTACGCCTATTCTATctaaaatttacttttaatatatagGCCTGGTTTGATTTTAACTTATTtcgaaataaaaattaatttaaaaattatataataaatgaataatacaaaatattcatttgtttataataaatagCAATATACACATGTTTTCAGATTAATTtctaagaaattaaatattacagATTCAATTTCTAGTTATgctaattttttcaatttaaataataataataataataataatatacaatatGCACAGATAAATGAAATGACTTAACcgaaagatataaaaaaaaaaactctcttctctctttttatCCATTTTCTTTTATCCCGTAATAAGTTATTCTCTTTTATTCCTTACTTATCACTAGTCTAATTTTTGTAAAacttgaataaatattaaaataattatatagttcagataaaaaaatatacaaaatcttGATTTATCATATATTGTTATTTTGCATCATTCTATGTTAAACTATCaactaaatcaataatatttccaaaaaaaaatcaacaagaGTTAGATTTAGGGTTGGTTTGTTGTGAGTTATTTACTATCTATAAATTCTTGCAATACGTGTTATTACATAATCTAATTGtcaattaaaatatactttatttaaattaaacaatttatttttttagttattctGTATACATGATTTTTAATTGGTATAACTTTCAATAACAAACACTGATTTGATATGAGTTTTTTCAAATTGCttaagatttatttgaatttttatatttattatattattatcattttaatcattttataacttatcttataaactaaaatattcttagtttattttttataaaacttgaattttaaaaactataaaatattaattgttgaaTTACAAATTTGTTGGACAAAACCTCACAAAAATCCTCAAATTacatacatttaaaataaaaaatacaaataaaatatgattggACAAAACCTCATAAAACCCCCTCAAGTAATCCACATCAATGAACCTCTTTTTTAGACTTTCTGAATAATGTAATGACTCTGTGTtgaataatatgattaaaatataattaatattttaaaattttatgaaaattttaaaaaaaaatattattatttattttaaatccaaATGTAAaaagagaatagaaaaaaaaaaacctgtTCCGTCACAAATTCCAAGGCAAGCGAGATCAGGGATCTTTATTGGGGTCTGAACAAGTAAGACCTCTGTCTCGTTTTTTCctagagcttgtttgaggaagtggttatttggataaatccTGGGTTTTGTCCAAATAACCCTTGTATGATGGAATTGATAAAAAACcaggttttttaaaatttataccaATTTTAccctttctatatatatatatatataatatattttgtaaatgacataatttaatttatatgaaattaaataaaattttaaaatataataaaataaatattaaaaaactttaaatattttaatattattattaataaaaaaaactctatttatttatatattataattaataatactttttttaaataaaataattttatttatattaaattaaattttgaaatataataaaataaatattaaaaaactatacatatattaatattaacttttattaataaaaaataaaattttaatatatatatatatatatattataattaataatactttttttaaatgaaataatttaatttctattaaattaaattttaaaatataataaaataaatattaaaaactatacatatattagtattaacttttattaatataaaaataaaattttaaataaatattaattttataaattattactattaaaatttaaatattatatgagataatataatatgttatagttttatttatattataaatttattttaattattataattaattaaaaaaaaataaataaaatagttttagtGGTCtataattatagtttaaatgtcatttaattttattgttattattttcttaaattacattataatattttgattttattaaattaaaaaaatattaacttaaattaattaatatatttatttagaatgagtttatatataaaaaaatagaataattttttttataaatatttaatttatatgagatatatttataaattaattaatatatgttattcaaatatattgattttattttttagtataattatttatttatttgaattatttaaattttaatagggtatgttataattgaatttatattgtgattttatttttatttgagataattaataaaattatttaaaatgaaataattttataatttaatttatattaaaataattaaaatataaataaatattatatatattaaaataattttttattaatataaaaataaatatttaagtagagGGTAATTTaggtattttaatttataaaatgattgatttgattgatgatgggaaggttgggttttgggataaaacctgggttttatcccaaaaacccaaagatcaaacgaggccctattcttatatatttgtttaatataaactttaatattataaaagttattttaaaaacatttaatagtaatattatgatttatattataaaaaaaatagttaaatagcTATCGGACATTCGGACCCATCCTTTCCTATCTTCTTCTGTCAAGTCTCCACGAAATCCACAAATTGCGGCTTATTGCATGGCTAATTACTCATTAATCGACCTTTTGATAACTTCATTTTATAATACTATCTTTTATTAGTttcttgattattttattataaataattttaagta from Impatiens glandulifera chromosome 9, dImpGla2.1, whole genome shotgun sequence includes the following:
- the LOC124914451 gene encoding cytochrome P450 85A-like encodes the protein MTLFLAEAIGGLFLVLFLCTFLLKWNEVKYRKKGLPPGTMGWPVFGETTEFLKQGPNFMKNQRARYGNFFKSHILGCPTIVSMDPEMNRYILMNEGKGLVPGYPQSMLDILGRCNIAAVHGSTHKYMRGALLSLVSPTNLKNHLLPKIDQFIRSHINNWDNTVIDIQQKTKEMAVLSGLNQIAGPQCDSISEQFMPEFFKLVLGTLSLPINFPGTNYHRGFQARKNITSILGRLVDERRAASSSSSSSSSSASCSSVETNEYDMLSVLMGGGGENRYKLTDEEIVDQMITILYSGYETVSTTCMMAVKFLHDNPSVLQELKKEHLAIREKKKPEDPISWDDYKSMQFTRAVIFETSRLATIVNGVLRKTTDDMELNGFVIPKGWRIYVYTREINYDPSLYPDPLTFNPWRWMEKTTRLESQNHFFLFGGGSRLCPGKELGLVEISTFLHYLVTMYRWEEVGGDKLMKFPRVEAPNGLHIRLSSSSSH